TGGTGGCCTTGTTAACCTTCAGGAACACTCCATTGAATATCTGTCCAATCAAACAACTAACAGAATGAGCACAAGTAGCAATAATTTAAAACAAGAGATGGACTATTTTTTGGAAATGAGGAGATGGACTTGACACAAGCAACAAATTGGCCAACTGACCTGCCTCAAACGCAACAGCTGCAAGATCTTCTTGGTCTTTGGGTGCATGGCATTGATACTGCATGAGACATTTAACAAAATTAGGCCAACTTAAGCCAGAAATGACCACTCCATATCACAAGATACAGCTGCAAGGTGGTGTGACTTACCCTCTGATTCTGACAACAAACAGCAGCTTGGCCTCAGGACTGACATAAAACCCACCCTTCATCCGGGCCTCACGCTTAAGCTGAACCAACTCCTTGTCCTGCAAGCAAACCGAGCATTAAGTACATTTGACAAGCTAACAGCAGAAAACGTTCTCAGAAGCACACATAGGTAATGATTCCATCAAGCAAACATAAACATTTTAATCATATGAGCTGGGCGTCAAATTTGAACAAAGCTCCAACAACTCATAGTGAACAGTTATATTCAACACAGTAAAATTAAACGCCTAAATCACCTTAAAATGCTGCTCGTTCGATTGCTTTCTGCTGCAAAACCATGCAAAATCCGGCCTAGGTCATTACCTCTACACAGAATGGCATGGAGCATGCAGCATCACGAAAACTATACCACATACATCAACATACTAAGTTCTGCTACCACTACGAAACTACGGGCATTTTCAGGTTACCGCGGCATCACGGAAAGCGAATATTGCATCGACGCAAGTGCCTACCGATCTAAAACACGGACAAACGTCGAGCACAATCTGAAATCCACCGCAGACAAACGGGGCAGCGACAGATCCGACAAAGCGCAACTTGGCGCGCGAAAATCTAACCACGAACGCACGAGCGAACGAGCGCTAAGGGGGGCTAGGGATGGGGCGGGAGCATCGATCTGACCTGGGCATCGTACTCCTCGGCGTACTGCTTGGCGCGGGCGTAGATGACCTTGATGTTCTCGCTGGATTTCTTCTTCTCCTCGACGGCCTTGGTCTTCTTCTCGGCGGCCCAGAGCTCCTCCCGCTTCCTCTTGAGGAGCACCGACTCCGGCACCACCATCTTCGCCGCCTCGGACGACATCTGCGGCCGCAAAACCAAAACCCAGGGTCAGATCCGGCTGAGGAGCAGGAGCAAATGCCCTGGTGCGATGCTTGGGGCGGAGGGAGGGCGTGCGCTTACCTCGACGAGCTTCCTGCAGGGGGAGGGAGGAGGCGAGACAGAGGAAGAGAGAGAGCTGGAGgctagaggaggcggcggcgggcggagggaGTGGCTTATGTAGCTGGGGtttgggggctagggtttcgggaggggGTCGTCTGGATGGGCTAACCGGGCCAGTAaaatggcccataaggcccatattaTGATGGACCATGAGGCTCGCTTTCGGTCCATTTTGCGTAACGTTTCGGCCCATCTGGCCTAAAAAAAACGCAACTGCTTCGCGGAcgccgacgccgtcgccggagGGAGCCCGAGCGGatgccatcgccgccgcccccgctctcctcgccatgccgccgcaGCGTGTCCTCCTGATCGTCCTCCTCCTGCTCTCCTCCGGGCGCAGGTGCGCCCCTCTATCTGTCTCCATCCGCGCCTCTTTATGGTACTGTTCACCAAACAGCTCCCATTCCCCTCGCAGCAGCCTGGAGGCGGAGGAGCCGGCGAGGGCCCTCAGCGTCGGCGATGAGCTGGTGGGCGAGACGATGCCGCTCCGCCACGGCCGGAGGGTCTACAGGCTCGCCGGGCTGCGGCCGCCCGCGTGGTACGAAGTCAAGATCTCCTACCCGGCCTCCGTACGATCTCGTTCTCACCCTTCACACTCAGCAATGAACCCATCGCATCCTCTTGTTCTTGAAGGCGTTGCTTGTGGCTGCAGATACCGTCCAGCTTCTCGATTCGGCTCGTGAGCGATCCTGATGCTGTGGAGGACCAGGGCAGTAAGAACAGGAGGCTGCTCAACACGGAGAAGATCATTTTCAAGGCTGAGAGCACCAAGCTGGTTGGTGTTCAGTGACTTCTTTAGCTGGATTTGTTGCTTCGCTGCAGAATTGGAGTTGCGCGCCCTTTGATGGGATGATTTATAATGGTTGTTTGTGATTGAAATATAGGTTTATGTTCTTGTCACGGTGGAGCCTGAGGGTGTGGTTGCAAAGCCAAATGTCAAGGAGAGAGAGCTTGCCCTGTTCAACATTGGTATGCTAGCTCGTATTGCTGTCTCTTTACATTTCAATTTCCTTGATTAGCCAATAGCCGATAGACTGCTTCTAGTGTTTGTTTGTAGTTTGTTCATTTTGTGCCATGCCATAAAATCAATCATTGCTTTGAGCATCATCATGTAGTATTTGAAACCTTGGTTGCTCATTGATCAGTGCTTGATAGCATTTCCCCGTTTATCTAAGGAGTAAAGGTCTTGAAATTTGTAGAACATTCTTCCATACAACGAAATATAAGTCACTAACATGTACTGGTTAGCATAAAATGCTGATTGTGTGATAAATTGTATTAAAATGGAGATGATCTGCAGCCAGAACTTTTAGATGATATCAACATTTCAAGGAAAACTAGGACGTTATTGACTAACCGATCAGGCTAAACATACTAGCAGATCCTCAATTTTGTTTTCGCTATTCACTTTCTCTTTGTATGCAATCTATATGTCGTTATGCACATTGCATGACAACGAACTGCCCGCTGTTCTAGTAAGTTCAGCTTTGTATGAATGTCTGTTGTTCCCGTTTAAGAGCGAAGAATTCTGTTGTGAACTGTGCGCTGTTCTAGTAAGTTCAGTTTAGTATGAATGTCTGCTGTTCCCATTTATAGCAAAGCATTCTGTTGTGAACTGTGCGCGGTTCTAGTAAGTTCAGTTTAGTATGAATGTCTGCTGTTCCTATTTAAGAGCAAAGCATTCTGTTGTGAACTGTGCGCTGTTCTAGTAAGTTCAGTTTAGTATGAATGTATGTTGTTCCCCTTTTTTAAGAGTAAAGCGTTCTGTTGTGTCTTTCAGTCATAAATATAAGAAATTTTGTTCCCATTGGCACTACCTGACTAGATGAATATTATTACATCTGAATTGCATTAGTACGATTTTACTTCATTTATGCAATAGCTAATGAATTTGTCCCCTTTTACTGTAAGAAAGATGACAGCTGAACTTCCGCTCAATTGGAGAATGATATTCATTGGCTGTAGATCGAAATTCAAAAGTTGGGGTGAAAAAGATGGCCTATTACCTATTAGAGATCCTTGGTTTTCTGAGTTATGATATTTTTGTAGTTACTTGTCCATTTAGTACTTGGAATCTGAAGCTTTTTACACGTTGGTTCCATTTTGCTTCTGTGGCTGTATTTCTAAAGAAGTCATACTCATCTAAAATATCTGAAGCATGTTAATTAGTTGTTGGTTCCTAGTGAACCTTGTCATACAAGCTTGGTTTTTCATAGGCCATGTGAATTAGCATAAACGAGTAGGCACAGCGGTACTGTACAGTGTACACACAGGAATCAATAACTATAGGTAGTGAGCTTTCGTGTCTACAAAGCAGGAAACTGAAGCTTGGTTACTCCAAGACCATGTGATTAGCAACAATTAGTAGGCACAACCCTGTCTGGTGCACCAATGGTTGATCACCTAGTCGTTAATTTTTGTTACACATTAATAGGTTGCCAGCGCCATATGAAGTAATTTACAGAAACAGATAGCGCACAGAGCTTGCTTTGGAATAGTTTGATTCACGATTTTGAATATGTGGAATTAGTTGCATCTAGTTTTCCCTTTCACTGCCTCTGGTTGTCATTGCCTGGTCCTTTGATGTACTGCTTTGAGTCACCTAAATAGCATTTCTCATCCAAATTTCTCTTTTTGATTTCCGTTGCTCTGCAGTGTGTGATGAACTTTTGCTGGGGATCCCTCGCTTTGCCTGGTGGGTTGGAATTGCAGCAGTGATTTGCCTTGTGTTGGCATCACTAGCACCGTATTTCCTCCCAATCCACAAGCTACTTAGCTACGAAACTGCAAAGTCGGGCAACGCCGATGCAGCCAAGCTATCGTGATCGACCGGAACACGCTGTATGAATCTTCAGCTTTGTCTGTCATACTAGAAATTTCAGTTCAGTTCAGTTTTGCATAGTAGGTAGCAGGCTAGTGCACATGTATTGTGTTCTTTCTTCTTCCCTTCCTTTTTGCCCTGCACCAGACGCAGTTGTACAAGCATCTGATGGTTGTTGTCCTAGTGTTTAATGCTAGATATGCCGTTCGATCCTGTACAGTTGCCTCATGAATGAATTGAAATACTATGGTTTTATTGAATGAATGTTTTGCTGGTTGCGCCACTCCAGAAAATGGACCACAGGTTCCCCATGAATTTCAGATGCTGACTCTTCCTGTGCACATTTTATTCTGTTGTGATTGAAACGCGACACTGGTTACGGGCCTCGTATCACCTCAACTTGTGGCGGAGGTCAGTAGTAGTTCACACTGCGGGTTGATGGGCACGCATCAAGATAACCAAATGGTCATCCAACTTCAGTTAACTGCCACATCAAAATTAAGGCTGTAGCTGGAACAAAAGCGACAAGAAGATCGT
This window of the Triticum aestivum cultivar Chinese Spring chromosome 5D, IWGSC CS RefSeq v2.1, whole genome shotgun sequence genome carries:
- the LOC123123313 gene encoding 60S ribosomal protein L7-2, which codes for MSSEAAKMVVPESVLLKRKREELWAAEKKTKAVEEKKKSSENIKVIYARAKQYAEEYDAQDKELVQLKREARMKGGFYVSPEAKLLFVVRIRGINAMHPKTKKILQLLRLRQIFNGVFLKVNKATINMLRRVEPYVAYGYPNLKSVRELIYKRGYGKLNKQRIPLTNNKVIEEGLGKHNIICIEDLVHEILTVGPHFKEANNFLWPFKLKAPLGGLKKKRNHYVEGGDAGNRENYINQLVRRMN